In Halobacterium sp. CBA1132, a genomic segment contains:
- a CDS encoding co-chaperone YbbN translates to MATQTAKTDSVGSLDDGDLETAVEDSGVTLVEFYTEWCGTCKRMEPVLETLAEDTDATVLTIDIESNLETAIEFGAQSTPTFVLFADGQPVKQLRGGQNEQALRDLIARYRD, encoded by the coding sequence ATGGCAACACAAACAGCGAAGACGGACAGCGTGGGTTCACTCGACGATGGCGACCTTGAGACTGCCGTCGAGGACAGCGGCGTCACTCTCGTGGAGTTCTACACGGAGTGGTGTGGGACCTGCAAGCGGATGGAGCCGGTTCTCGAAACACTCGCGGAAGACACCGACGCGACGGTTCTGACGATCGATATCGAATCAAACCTCGAAACGGCGATCGAGTTCGGTGCCCAGAGCACGCCCACGTTCGTCCTGTTCGCCGACGGACAACCGGTGAAACAGCTTCGCGGTGGCCAGAACGAACAGGCACTCCGCGACCTGATCGCCCGGTATCGGGACTAA
- a CDS encoding aminotransferase class V-fold PLP-dependent enzyme, translating to MNPRELRADTPALHEDVYLNFGAHGPSPRYVVEAADEFVRSHEYETNTRNDPYEVAFDEYDRVRERVATFVGADDDEIALTESTTAGINAIANAIDWEPGDTVVRTDLEHPAGTLPWQRLEQQGVDVRVVETKNGRIDLDVFAEAVEDARLACFSAVTWTHGTQLPVSDLVDIAHEAGAFALVDAVQVPGQLPMDVDEWGADAVAAAGHKWLLGLWGGGFLYVGGDVAESLTPNTVGYRSVETPTADPYEFAVGARRFEVGSSNPAPHVALAEAIDAIDEIGIDRIAERIQTLAGRLVDGIPDGQLYSPNPPESGLVTIDVDDPESTVERLATEGFVVRSLPSPNAIRVSVHAVNTREEVDGLLDALESEWN from the coding sequence ATGAACCCCAGAGAACTTCGCGCCGATACGCCCGCCCTGCACGAGGATGTCTACCTGAACTTCGGCGCCCACGGGCCGAGCCCGCGGTACGTCGTCGAAGCTGCTGACGAGTTCGTGCGGTCACACGAGTACGAGACGAATACTCGAAACGACCCCTACGAGGTGGCATTCGACGAATACGACCGCGTACGGGAGCGTGTCGCCACCTTCGTCGGTGCGGACGACGACGAAATCGCACTCACGGAGAGCACGACCGCGGGCATTAACGCTATCGCGAACGCCATCGACTGGGAGCCCGGCGACACCGTCGTTCGAACCGACCTCGAGCACCCAGCCGGAACGCTTCCGTGGCAACGCTTGGAACAGCAGGGCGTCGACGTTCGAGTAGTCGAGACCAAAAACGGTCGAATCGATCTCGACGTCTTCGCCGAAGCCGTTGAGGATGCACGACTTGCGTGCTTCAGTGCGGTGACGTGGACACATGGCACCCAGTTGCCCGTCAGCGACCTCGTCGACATCGCCCACGAGGCGGGTGCGTTCGCGCTCGTCGACGCCGTGCAAGTGCCGGGACAGCTCCCGATGGACGTCGACGAATGGGGTGCTGACGCGGTCGCAGCAGCCGGCCACAAGTGGCTCTTGGGACTCTGGGGCGGTGGCTTCCTCTACGTCGGCGGCGACGTCGCTGAATCGCTCACGCCCAACACGGTCGGCTACCGGAGCGTCGAGACACCGACGGCGGACCCCTACGAGTTTGCGGTCGGTGCCCGGCGGTTCGAGGTCGGCTCGTCGAACCCCGCCCCCCACGTCGCCCTAGCCGAGGCGATCGATGCGATCGACGAGATCGGAATTGATCGCATCGCGGAGCGAATCCAGACCCTGGCCGGACGGCTCGTGGACGGCATCCCGGACGGTCAGCTCTACAGTCCCAATCCGCCCGAGTCGGGCCTCGTCACGATCGACGTCGACGATCCCGAATCGACGGTCGAACGACTGGCGACAGAGGGATTCGTCGTGCGCTCGCTCCCGAGCCCGAACGCGATCCGGGTATCCGTCCATGCAGTCAACACTCGGGAGGAGGTCGACGGATTGCTCGACGCGCTCGAATCGGAGTGGAACTGA